One genomic window of Salvia miltiorrhiza cultivar Shanhuang (shh) chromosome 4, IMPLAD_Smil_shh, whole genome shotgun sequence includes the following:
- the LOC131020641 gene encoding pectinesterase inhibitor 11-like: MRLSLLFLSLLLIASAEARHPAAVRRRSRARAFIEQQCEKTLYPDLCVRYLSCHVGNFTTTLSHQRLAQIALKVSLERAESTRAYVSEVARELKLRKAKHYQEIRDCLDQINDGVAQLSNCIKETEMIKENGGSSDFPWHASNVKTWMSAALSDASMCIYGFSGRVIAGKTKAMIKAKVLNLEQTTSISLALFNRFAARYKASHHQP; the protein is encoded by the coding sequence ATGAGACTCTCTCtcttatttctctctctactcCTGATCGCCTCCGCGGAGGCCCGGCACCCGGCCGCCGTCCGCAGACGCTCCCGGGCCCGGGCCTTCATCGAGCAGCAATGCGAGAAGACGCTATACCCCGATCTATGCGTCCGCTACCTCTCGTGCCACGTGGGCAACTTCACGACAACGCTGAGTCACCAAAGACTGGCCCAGATCGCGCTCAAGGTGAGCCTCGAGCGGGCCGAGTCGACCCGGGCCTACGTGAGCGAGGTGGCGAGGGAGCTGAAGCTGAGGAAGGCGAAGCACTACCAAGAGATAAGGGACTGTTTGGATCAGATCAACGACGGCGTGGCGCAGCTGTCGAATTGCATCAAGGAGACGGAGATGATAAAGGAAAATGGCGGAAGCAGTGATTTCCCATGGCATGCTAGCAATGTGAAGACGTGGATGAGCGCTGCGCTGAGCGATGCGAGCATGTGCATCTACGGGTTTTCGGGTCGGGTCATCGCGGGGAAGACGAAGGCCATGATCAAGGCCAAGGTTTTGAATCTTGAGCAGACGACTAGCATTTCCTTGGCTTTGTTCAATAGGTTTGCTGCGAGATATAAGGCGTCTCATCATCAACCCTAA
- the LOC131020642 gene encoding 40S ribosomal protein S13-like — MGRMHSRGKGISASALPYKRTPPSWLKISSQDVEENIYKFAKKGLTPSQIGVILRDSHGIAQVKSVTGSKILRILKAHALAPEIPEDLYHLIKKAVAIRKHLERNRKDKDSKFRLILVESRIHRLARYYKKTKKLPPVWKYESTTASTLVA, encoded by the exons ATGGGTCGTATGCACAGCCGAGG AAAGGGTATTTCAGCATCAGCACTTCCATACAAGAGGACTCCGCCGAGCTGGCTTAAGATATCTTCTCAGGAT GTTGAAGAAAACATCTATAAGTTTGCAAAAAAGGGTTTGACACCTTCTCAAATAGGTGTTATTCTTCGTGATTCTCATGGGATTGCCCAAGTGAAGAGTGTCACCGGAAGCAAAATTTTGAGGATACTCAAAGCACATG CACTTGCTCCTGAGATACCCGAGGACCTTTACCACCTCATCAAGAAAGCTGTTGCAATCCGAAAGCATCTGGAGAGGAACAGAAAAGACAAAGACTCCAAGTTTAGGTTAATTCTTGTTGAGAGCAGAATCCACAGACTAGCTCGTTATTACAAGAAGACTAAAAAGCTTCCACCAGTCTGGAAATA TGAATCTACCACCGCCAGCACTCTTGTGGCGTAG
- the LOC131020654 gene encoding LRR receptor kinase SERK2-like has protein sequence MAFLPLFTVLLTLLLPFHSLSQPSTTLSLLMAIKSSLDPRGVILSSWSPNATDPCSASFEGLACNEHSQVVNITLQGRGLSGKIPPQIGHLKSLVGLYLHFNKLHGVVPSEIANLTNLSDLYLNVNNLSGDIPPQIGDMSNLQVLQLCYNNLSGNIPTRLGSLKKLSVLALQSNQLGGAIPASLGDLMMLNRLDLSFNRLFGSIPVKLAVLPLLKVLDIRNNTLSGNVPLALKRLDEGFQYANNAELCGLSFSSLGICSASDRNSNGPEPFGASTSRLPSKDIPESANVEHNGGNQSRRSQSAAVVVVVGLVVALAVAGLFSFSWYRRQKQRIGSAFDSVDGRLSTDGAKEACRRSASPLISLEYSNGWDPLAKRQDVSSFSQEVLESYMFNLDEVESATQYFSEMNLLGKSSFSAVYKGTLRDGSTVAIKCISKISCKSDEAEFLKGLKLLTSLKHENLLRLRGFCCSKGRGECFLVYDFVSNGSLLHHLDVSAGKALDWPTRKYIIKGIAKGIEYLHKSQNSNPTLVHSNISAEKVLIDHHYNPLLSDSGLHKLLADDIVFSTLKGSAAMGYLAPEYTTTGRFTEKSDVYAFGMIIFQILSGKSRITQLNCHGAEISRFEDFIDANLAGKFKESEATRLGELALLCTHESPDHRPDIGAVMQELHHIPSTSC, from the exons ATGGCTTTCCTCCCCCTTTTCACAGTCCTCCTCACACTGCTCCTTCCattccactctctctctcaaccctcaacaactctctctctcctcatgGCCATCAAATCCTCACTAGACCCTCGAGGCGTCATTCTCTCATCGTGGTCTCCCAATGCCACTGACCCATGCAGTGCCTCCTTTGAAGGGCTTGCCTGCAATGAGCATAGCCAAGTGGTCAACATCACCTTGCAAGGAAGAGGGCTTTCTGGAAAAATCCCACCTCAGATTGGCCACCTCAAGAGCTTGGTTGGCTTGTACCTCCACTTCAACAAGCTTCATGGGGTTGTACCTAGTGAGATTGCTAACTTGACCAACCTCTCAGATCTGTACCTCAATGTCAATAATCTCTCCGGTGATATTCCCCCTCAGATTGGTGACATGTCTAATCTTCAAG TGTTGCAGCTGTGTTATAACAATTTAAGTGGCAATATTCCGACACGGCTTGGCTCTCTCAAGAAACTCAGTGTTCTTGCTCTACAGTCCAACCAGTTGGGTGGTGCAATTCCAGCCAGTTTGGGGGATTTAATGATGTTAAATAGGTTGGATTTGAGTTTCAATCGCCTCTTTGGCTCGATCCCGGTGAAATTGGCTGTTCTGCCCTTGCTCAAAGTTCTTGACATCCGAAACAACACTCTCTCTGGCAATGTCCCTCTAG CCTTGAAGAGACTGGATGAAGGTTTCCAGTATGCAAACAATGCAGAACTGTGTGGCCTCAGTTTCTCTTCTCTGGGAATCTGCAGTGCTTCTGATCGAAACTCCAATGGGCCGGAGCCTTTTGGAGCTAGCACGAGTCGTCTACCTTCTAAAGACATTCCAGAGTCGGCAAATGTGGAGCACAACGGAGGGAATCAGTCGAGGAGGTCTCAATCCGCTGCAGTGGTTGTAGTGGTTGGACTTGTTGTTGCCTTGGCTGTGGCGGGGCTGTTCTCGTTCTCATGGTATCGGAGGCAGAAGCAGAGGATCGGGAGTGCATTTGATTCTGTTGATGGCCGTCTGAGCACTGACGGGGCGAAGGAGGCTTGCAGGAGAAGTGCCTCGCCTCTCATCAGCCTGGAGTACTCAAACGGCTGGGACCCTCTGGCGAAGCGCCAGGATGTGAGCAGCTTCTCGCAGGAGGTGCTCGAGAGCTACATGTTCAACTTGGACGAGGTTGAGTCCGCGACGCAGTACTTCTCGGAGATGAACTTGCTGGGGAAGAGCAGCTTCTCTGCCGTCTACAAGGGGACGCTGAGGGACGGATCGACAGTTGCAATCAAGTGCATATCGAAGATCAGCTGCAAGTCCGATGAGGCCGAGTTTCTCAAGGGGCTGAAGCTGCTTACCTCGTTGAAACACGAGAACCTTTTGAGGCTGAGAGGCTTCTGCTGCTCCAAGGGCAGGGGAGAGTGCTTCCTCGTGTACGACTTCGTCTCAAACGGGAGCTTGCTGCATCACCTCGACGTCAGCGCAGGGAAGGCTCTTGACTGGCCAACCAGGAAGTATATCATCAAAGGGATTGCCAAAG GCATCGAGTACTTGCACAAGAGCCAGAACAGCAATCCTACATTGGTGCACAGCAACATATCAGCGGAGAAGGTGCTGATCGACCACCACTACAACCCGTTGCTCTCGGACTCGGGGCTTCACAAGCTGTTAGCAGACGACATAGTGTTCTCGACCCTCAAGGGCAGTGCTGCGATGGGATACCTTGCTCCCGAGTACACCACCACCGGGCGGTTCACTGAGAAGAGCGACGTCTACGCCTTTGGGATGATCATATTCCAAATCCTGTCCGGCAAAAGTAGGATCACGCAGCTCAACTGCCATGGCGCGGAGATCTCAAGGTTCGAGGACTTCATCGATGCAAATCTTGCCGGGAAGTTCAAGGAATCCGAGGCCACCAGGCTAGGGGAGCTCGCGCTTCTCTGCACCCACGAGTCTCCCGACCACAGGCCCGACATCGGAGCCGTGATGCAAGAACTGCACCACATCCCTTCCACCTCTTGCTAG